In one window of Camarhynchus parvulus chromosome 18, STF_HiC, whole genome shotgun sequence DNA:
- the CDC42EP4 gene encoding cdc42 effector protein 4: MPILKQLVSNSAHSKRRSRADLTAEMISAPLGDFRHTMHVGRAGDAFGDTSFLTSKAGEPVPEAGEEPGASKPGLLSRRFRSSKRSQSVTRGDRRDMLGSLRDSALFVKNAVSLPQLNEKDVDRSAGQLPKSLSSSPVKKLPEEGSPEEQQRPNGAAAGPLSPGLDERDFGDITDLPVGLAKGGAGLKHAESIMSFHIDLGPSMLGDVLSIMDKDQWEQDEDAEAEESREEEEEEEGEPAPPGSPLAAPPSQSPARGAGGRSPRDSSPVSSCPSERSPVPRPPSQRGAALKRPDKEFSFADEDDDEIRV, translated from the coding sequence ATGCCCATCCTCAAGCAGCTCGTGTCCAACTCGGCGCACTCCAAGCGCCGCTCGCGCGCCGACCTGACGGCTGAGATGATCAGCGCTCCCCTGGGGGACTTCCGCCACACCATGCACGTGGGGCGCGCCGGGGACGCCTTCGGGGACACCTCCTTCCTCACCAGCAAGGCCGGGGAGCCGGTGCCGGAGGCGGGAGAGGAGCCGGGAGCCTCCAAGCCGGGCCTGCTGTCCCGGCGCTTCCGCAGCAGCAAGCGCTCGCAGTCGGTGACGCGCGGCGACCGGCGGGACATGCTGGGCTCGCTGCGCGACTCGGCGCTCTTCGTCAAGAACgccgtgtccctgccccagctcaaCGAGAAGGACGTGGACAGGAGCGCGGGGCAGCTGCCCAAGAGCCTCTCGTCCAGCCCCGTGAAGAAGCTGCCCGAGGAGGGGAGCCCCGAGGAGCAGCAGCGCCCCAacggggcggccgcggggccgctgAGCCCCGGCCTGGACGAACGCGACTTCGGCGACATCACGGACCTGCCCGTGGGGCTGGCCAAGGGCGGCGCGGGCTTGAAGCACGCCGAGTCCATCATGTCCTTCCACATCGACCTGGGGCCCTCCATGCTCGGTGACGTGCTGAGCATCATGGATAAGGATCAGTGGGAGCAGGATGAAGATGCGGAGGCGGAGGAGAGCcgcgaggaggaggaggaggaggaaggggagccTGCCCCGCCTGGCTCCCCGCTGGCGGCCCCGCCGAGCCAGAGCCCGGCCCGTGGCGCCGGTGGCCgcagccccagggacagcagcccgGTGTCCAGCTGCCCCTCGGAGcgcagccctgtccccaggccgCCGAGCCAGCGGGGAGCGGCCCTGAAACGCCCCGACAAGGAGTTCTCGTTCGCCGACGAGGATGACGATGAGATCCGGGTATAG
- the SDK2 gene encoding protein sidekick-2, with protein MARLRSWGLLCFAVLALPGPPGAGAQDDVSPYFKTEPVRSQVHLEGNRLVLTCMAEGSWPLEFKWLHNSQELTKFSLEYRYMITSLDRTHAGFYRCIVRNRMGALLQRQTEVQVAYMGSFEDSETQQSVSHGEAAVIPAPRIASFPQPQVTWFRDGRKISPSSRIAITLENTLVILSTVAPDAGRYYVQAVNDKNGDNKTSQPITLTVANVGGPADPIAPTIIVPPKNTSVVAGTSEVTMECVANARPLIKLHIIWKKDGAPVSSGISDYSRRLTILHPTLSDSGFYECQAVLRSSSVPAVTAGAFLAVLEPPQFVREPERHITAEMEKVVAIPCQAKGVPPPEMAWYKDAALLQLEKLSRFQLLEDGSLQISGLLPDDTGMFQCFARNAAGEVQTTTYLAVTSIAPNITRGPQDSAVIDGMAVILNCETSGAPRPAITWQKGERVLASGSVQLPRFTLLESGSLLVSPAHLPDAGTYTCLATNSRGVDEASADLVVWARTRITDPPQDQSVIKGTKAVMSCGVTHDPSVDVRYVWEKDGAPLGPESGPRVRLDEVGTLHISQTWSGDIGTYTCKVISAGGNDSRSAHLRVRQLPHAPESPVATLSPQEKRAINLTWAKPFDGNSPLLRYVVEVSENNAPWTVLLASVDPEVTSVTVRGLVPARSYQFRLCAVNDVGRGQFSKDTERVSLPEEPPSAPPQNVIASGRTNQSIMIQWQPPPESHQNGVLKGYIIRYCLAGLPVGYQFKNITNAEVNNLLLEDLIIWTNYEIEVAAYNSAGLGVYSMKVTEWTLQGVPTVPPGNVQAEATNSTTIRFTWNPPSPQFINGINQGYKLIAWEPEHEDEATVVTVRPNFQDSVHVGYVPGLRKFAEYLTSVLCFTTPGDGPRSPPQLVRTHEDVPGPVGHLSFSDILDTSLKVSWQEPLEKNGILTGYRISWEEYNRTNTRVTHYLPNVTLEYRVTGLTALTTYTIEVAAMTSKGQGQLSSSTISSGVPPELPGAPTNLGISNIGPRSVTIQFRPGYDGKTSISRWQVEAQVGQNGEAGEWGLVHQLANEPDTRSMEVPNLKPYTYYSFRMRQVNIVGTSPPSLPSRRIQTLQAPPDMAPANVTLRTASETSLWLRWMPLLEQEYNGSPDSVGYRIRYARADGRGQPALQLIRDRVEREFTIEDLQEWTEYRVQVQAFNAIGPGPWSPPVLGRTRESVPSSGPSNVSAVATSSSSLLVQWSDIPEADCNGLILGYKVLYKEKGSEARARFWLAEGNASHSAQLTGLAKYTLYEIRVLAFTRMGDGVPSRPPVLERTLDDVPGPPVGLLFPEVRTTLVRLIWQPPAAPNGVILAYQVSHRLNTSALTAAAVEVLDAGARQFTATGLQPEATYLFRVTAQSRKGWGEPAEALVVTTEKRARPQPPGKPLAQQEEVRARSVLLSWEPGSDGLSPVRYYTVQSRELPDGDWAVHSAPVSHNATAFVVDRLKPFTSYKFRVKATNDIGDSEYSEESESLTTLQAAPEEAPTILSITPHTTTSVLIRWQPPAEDKINGILLGFRLRYRELLHDSLRGFALRGLGHPSATPVYAVHNLSEVSLTQYELDNLSKHRRYEIRMSVYNAVGEGPPSPPQEVFVGEAVPTAAPRNVAVQAVTATQLDVTWEPPPVESQNGDIQGYKIHFWEEQRQNQSTRVRTLFLPETGVKLKNLTGYTSYWVSVAAFNAAGDGPRSVPVKARTQQAAPSAPGSIRFSELTTTSVNVSWEPPPLPNGILEGYRLVYEPCTPVDGVSKIVTVDVKGSSPLWMKVKDLAEGVTYRFRIRAKTFAYGPDVEANITTGPGEGAPGPPGEPFISRYGSAITIHWSSGDPGQGPITRYVIEARPSDEGLWDILIKDIPKEVTSYTFSMDILKQGVSYDFRVIAVNDYGYGTPSTPSPSVSAQKTNPFYEEWWFLVVIALVGLIFILLLVFVLIIRGQSKKYSKKSDPGNSSKAAALSHGEMVSLDEGSFPALELNNRRLSVKNSFCRKNGIYTRSPPRPSPGSLHYSDEDVTKYNDLIPAESSSLTEKPSEVSDSQGSDSEYEVEPGHQKAHSFVNHYISDPTYYNSWRRQQKGISRAQAYSYTESDSGEPEHAPLSNSASTQQGSLFRPKASRTPTPQTPGNAPQSQPGTLYRPPSSLAPGSRAPIAGFSSFV; from the exons GTACATGATCACCTCGCTGGACCGCACCCACGCCGGCTTCTACCGCTGCATCGTCCGCAACCGCATGGGAGCGCTGCTGCAGCGCCAGACCGAGGTGCAGGTGGCCT ACATGGGGAGCTTCGAGGACAGCGAGACGCAGCAGAGCGTGTCCCACGGCGAGGCGGCCGTCATCCCCGCGCCCCGCATCGCCAGCTTCCCGCAGCCCCAGGTCACCTGGTTCCGGGACGGACGGAAGATCTCCCCCAGCAGCCGCAT AGCCATCACGCTGGAAAACACCCTGGTGATCCTGTCCACGGTGGCGCCGGACGCGGGGCGTTACTACGTGCAGGCGGTGAATGACAAGAACGGGGACAACAAGACGAGCCAGCCCATCACCCTGACGGTGGCCA ATGTGGGTGGCCCAGCTGATCCCATCGCACCCACCATCATTGTCCCTCCCAAGAACACCAGCGTGGTGGCCGGGACCTCGGAGGTGACCATGGAGTGTGTGGCCAATGCCCG GCCACTGATCAAGCTGCACATCATCTGGAAGAAGGACGGGGCGCCCGTGTCCAGCGGGATCAGCGACTACAGCCGGCGGCTGACCATCCTGCACCCCACCCTGAGCGACAGCGGCTTCTACgagtgccaggctgtgctgcgCAGCAGCAGCGTCCCTGCCGTCACTGCCGGCGccttcctggctgtgctgg AGCCCCCTCAGTTCGTCAGGGAGCCGGAGAGGCACATCACGGCCGAGATGGAGAAGGTGGTGGCCATCCCCTGCCAGGCCAAGG gtgtccccccTCCCGAGATGGCCTGGTACAAGGAcgctgccctcctgcagctggagaagctgtcccgtttccagctgctggaggacgGCAGCCTGCAGATCAGCGGGCTGCTCCCCGATGACACCGGCATGTTCCAGTGCTTCGCCCGCAACGCGGCTGGCGAGGTGCAGACCACCACGTACCTGGCCGTGACCA GCATCGCCCCCAACATCACGCGGGGTCCCCAGGACAGCGCGGTGATCGATGGCATGGCCGTCATCCTCAACTGCGAGACCTCGGGGGCGCCACGCCCGGCCATCACCTGGCAGAAAG gggagCGGGTCCTGGCCAGCGGCTCGGTGCAGCTGCCCCGTTTCACCCTGCTGGAGTCGGGCAGCCTCCTGGTGAGCCCTGCACACCTGCCCGACGCTGGCACCTACACCTGCCTGGCCACCAACTCCCGCGGCGTGGACGAGGCCTCTGCAGACCTGGTGGTCTGGG CAAGGACACGTATCACAGACCCGCCACAGGACCAGAGTGTCATCAAGGGCACCAAGGCTGTCATGAGCTGCGGGGTCACACATGACCCCAGCGTGGACGTCAG GTACGTCTGGGAGAAGGATGGGGCTCCGCTGGGCCCCGAGAGCGGCCCCCGCGTGCGCCTGGACGAGGTGGGCACCCTGCACATCTCCCAGACCTGGTCGGGTGACATCGGCACCTACACCTGCAAGGTGATCTCGGCCGGGGGCAACGACTCGCGCAGCGCCCACCTCCGTGTCCG GCAGCTCCCCCACGCCCCCGAGAGCCCCGTGGCCACGCTGAGCCCGCAGGAGAAGCGGGCCATCAACCTCACCTGGGCCAAGCCCTTCGACGGCAACAGCCCCCTGCTCCGCTACGTCGTGGAGGTCTCCGAGAACA ACGCGCCCTGGACCGTGCTGCTGGCCAGCGTGGACCCCGAGGTGACATCGGTGACAGTGCGGGGCTTGGTCCCCGCTCGCTCCTACCAGTTCCGCCTGTGTGCCGTGAACGACGTGGGCAGGGGACAGTTCAGCAAGGACACGGAGAG ggtgtccctgcccgaGGAGCCGCCCTCTGCGCCCCCCCAGAACGTCATCGCCAGCGGCCGCACCAACCAGTCCATCATGATCCAGTGGCAGCCGCCCCCCGAGAGCCACCAGAACGGGGTCCTCAAGGGCTACATCATCCG GTACTGCCTGGCCGGGCTGCCCGTGGGGTACCAGTTCAAGAACATCACCAACGCCGAGGTCAACAACCTCCTCCTGGAGGACCTCATCATCTGGACCAACTATGAGATCGAGGTGGCCGCCTACAACAGCGCTGGCCTGGGGGTCTACAGCATGAAGGTGACAGAGTGGACGCTGCAGGGAG TGCCCACGGTGCCCCCGGGGAATGTGCAGGCTGAGGCCACCAACTCCACCACCATCCGCTTCACCTGGAACCCACCCAGCCCCCAGTTCATCAACGGCATCAACCAGGGCTACAAG CTCATCGCCTGGGAGCCGGAGCACGAGGACGAGGCCACGGTGGTGACAGTGCGGCCCAATTTCCAGGACAGCGTGCACGTGGGCTACGTGCCGGGGCTGCGCAAGTTCGCCGAGTACCTGACCTCGGTGCTGTGCTTCACCACGCCCGGGGACGGCCCACGCAGCCCCCCGCAGCTGGTGCGCACCCACGAGGACG TGCCCGGCCCCGTGGGACACCTGAGCTTCAGTGACATCCTGGACACGTCCCTGAAGGTCAGCTGGCAGGAGCCGCTGGAGAAGAATGGGATCCTGACGG GGTACCGGATCTCCTGGGAGGAGTACAACCGCACCAACACGCGGGTGACGCACTACCTGCCCAACGTCACCCTGGAGTACCGCGTCACCGGCCTCACCGCCCTCACCACCTACACCATCGAGGTGGCCGCCATGACCtccaagggacagggacagctctccTCCTCCACCATCTCCTCGGGGGTCCCCCCAG agctccCCGGTGCCCCCACCAACCTGGGCATCTCCAACATCGGCCCCCGCTCCGTCACCATCCAGTTTCGCCCGGGTTACGATGGCAAAACCTCAATCTCCCGCTGGCAGGTGGAGGCACAG GTGGGCCAGAACGGCGAGGCCGGCGAGTGGGGGCTCGTGCACCAGCTGGCCAACGAGCCCGACACCCGCTCCATGGAGGTGCCCAACCTGAAGCCCTACACCTACTACAG TTTCCGCATGCGGCAGGTGAACATCGTGGGCACCAGCccccccagcctgccctccaGGAGGATCCAGACCCTCCAAGCCCCCCCGGACATGGCCCCTGCCAATGTCACCCTGAGGACGGCCAGCGAGACCAGCCTGTGGCTGCGCTGGATG cccctcctggagcaggagtACAACGGGAGCCCCGACTCGGTGGGCTACAGGATCCGGTACGCGCGGGCGGACGGGCGGGGGCAGCCGGCACTGCAGCTGATCCGTGACCGCGTGGAGAGGGAATTCACCATCGAGGACCTGCAGGAGTGGACGGAGTACCGGGTGCAAGTCCAGGCCTTCAACGCCATCGGCCCCGGGCCCTGGAGCCCCCCGGTGCTGGGACGTACCCGGGAGTCAG TGCCCTCCTCTGGCCCCAGCAATGTGTCAGCAGTGgccacctcctccagcagcctgctggTCCAATGGAGTGACATTCCTGAGGCTGACTGCAACGGGCTCATCCTGGGCTACAAG GTGCTGTACAAGGAGAAGGGCTCGGAGGCCCGTGCCCGGTTCTGGCTGGCAGAGGGCAATGCCTCCCACAGCGCCCAGCTCACCGGGCTGGCCAAGTACACCCTGTACGAGATCCGGGTGCTGGCCTTCACCAGGATGGGCGATGGTGTCCCCAGCCGGCCTCCTGTCCTCGAGAGGACGCTGGATGATG TGCCCGGGCCCCCCGTGGGGCTCCTCTTTCCTGAAGTGAGGACCACCTTGGTGAGGCTCATCTGGCAGCCGCCGGCAGCGCCCAACGGCGTCATCCTGG CCTACCAGGTCAGCCACCGCCTGAACACCTCGGCGCTGACCGCGGCCGCCGTGGAGGTGCTGGATGCCGGCGCCCGGCAGTTCACGGCCACCGGCCTGCAGCCCGAGGCCACCTACCTGTTCCGTGTCACCGCGCAGAGCCGCAAGGGCTGGGGCGAGCCGGCCGAAGCGCTGGTGGTCACCACCGAGAAGAGAG CCCGGCCGCAGCCCCCCGGGAAGCCGCTGGcgcagcaggaggaggtgcGGGCGCGGAGcgtgctgctgtcctgggagcCGGGCAGCGACGGGCTCTCCCCCGTGCGCTACTACACCGTGCAGAGCCGCGAGCTGCCCGACGGAGACTGGGCTGTGCACTCCGCCCCCGTCAGCCACAACGCCACCGCCTTCGTCGtggacag GCTGAAACCCTTCACCTCCTACAAGTTCCGTGTGAAGGCCACGAACGACATCGGGGACAGCGAGTACAGCGAGGAGTCGGAGTCCCTGACCACCCTGCAGGCGG CCCCCGAGGAGGCTCCCACCATCCTCTCCATCACTCCCCACACCACCACGTCAGTGCTTATCCGCTGGCAG cccccggcTGAGGACAAGATCAACGGCATCCTGCTGGGGTTCCGCCTGCGCTACCGGGAGCTGCTGCACGACAGCCTGAGGGGCTTCGCCCTGCGCGGCCTCGGCCACCCCAGCGCCACCC CTGTCTATGCTGTGCACAACCTCAGCGAGGTGTCCCTCACCCAGTACGAGCTGGACA ACTTGAGCAAGCACCGGCGCTACGAGATCCGGATGAGCGTCTACAACGCCGTGGGCGagggaccccccagccccccccaggaGGTGTTTGTGGGGGAAGCAG TGCCCACCGCAGCGCCCCGGAACGTGGCCGTGCAGGCGGTGACGGCCACGCAGCTGGATGTCACCTGGGAGCCGCCCCCCGTGGAGAGCCAGAACGGCGACATCCAGGGCTACAAG ATCCACTTCTGGGAGGAGCAGCGGCAGAACCAGAGCACGAGGGTCAGGACCCTTTTCCTGCCCGAGACCGGCGTGAAGCTGAAGAACCTGACGGGCTACACCTCCTACTGGGTCAGCGTGGCCGCCTTCAACGCCGCGGGCGACGGGCCCCGCAGCGTCCCCGTGAAGGCACGGACACAGCAGGCAG cccccagcgCTCCCGGCTCCATCCGCTTCAGCGAGCTGACCACCACCTCAGTGAATGTGTCCTGGGAGCCACCTCCTCTGCCCAACGGCATCCTCGAGGGCTACAGGCTGGTCTACGAGCCCTGCACGCCCGTGGATG gtgtcagCAAGATTGTCACGGTGGATGTGAAGGGGAGCAGCCCACTGTGGATGAAGGTCAAGGACCTGGCTGAGGGTGTCACCTACCGCTTCCGAATCCGGGCCAAAACCTTCGCCTACGGGCCGGACGTCGAGGCCAACATCACCACGGGGCCCGGGGAAG gtgcccccggCCCCCCTGGAGAGCCCTTCATCTCCCGCTATGGCTCGGCCATCACCATCCACTGGTCCAGTGGGGACCCTGGCCAGGGTCCCATCACCAGATACGTCATCGAGGCCCGGCCCTCAG ATGAGGGGCTCTGGGACATCCTCATCAAAGACATCCCCAAGGAGGTGACCTCCTACACCTTCAGCATGGACATCCTCAAGCAGGGGGTCAGCTACGACTTCCGAGTCATTGCCGTCAATGACTACGGCTACGGGACCCCCAGCACCCCTTCCCCCTCCGTGTCAG cccagaaAACCAACCCGTTCTATGAGGAGTGGTGGTTCCTGGTGGTCATCGCCCTGGTGGGGctcatcttcatcctcctcctcgtcTTCGTGCTCATCATCCGCGGGCAGAGCAAGAAATACTCCAAGAAGTCGGACCCAG GGAACAGCTCCAAGGCGGCCGCCCTGAGCCACGGCGAGATGGTGAGCCTGGATGAGGGCagcttccctgccctggagctcaACAACCGCCGCCTCTCGGTCAAGAACTCCTTCTGCAGGAAGAACGGCATCTACACCCG GTCCCCaccccggcccagccccggcagccTGCACTACTCGGACGAGGACGTGACCAAGTACAACGACCTGATCCCCGCCgagagcagcagcctgaccGAGAAACCCTCCGAGGTCTCCGACTCCCAG GGCAGCGACAGCGAGTACGAGGTGGAGCCCGGGCACCAGAAGGCGCATTCCTTCGTCAACCACTACATCAGCGACCCCACCTACTACAACTCCTGGCGGCGGCAGCAGAAGGGGATCTCCCGTGCTCAGGCTTACAGCTACACCGAGAGCGACTCGGGCGAGCCCGAGCACGCCCCGCTGTCCAACAGCGCCTCCACGCAGCAGGGCAGCCTGTTCCGCCCCAAAGCCAGCAGGACTCCCACCCCCCAGACCCCCGGCAACGCCCCCCAAAGCCAGCCCGGGACCCTGTACCGCCCGCCCAGCAGCCTGGCCCCCGGCTCCAGAGCCCCCATCGCGGGGTTCTCCTCCTTCGTTTGA